Genomic DNA from Betta splendens chromosome 10, fBetSpl5.4, whole genome shotgun sequence:
tgtgtctACACTCGACTCACTCACACACCCTTATTAAGTGggatttgtttctcttcattttcatttcatgagCTCCTGCTTTTTTAACTTACTCTTGCTCTAGTAAAAtgctataaataaaattaaatattaaattattatatataaatatatatatatttgtattaatGGTTTAATATGTGTCCCTAAAATAGCCCCTCACTGAATTAGCAGTACACTTTTACAATACTGTCAAACTCAacataatacaaaaataacataaacataatacaCAATAGCATAATCAAAAACAACCAGAACTGATAGGAGAAGTGTCTATAAGTCAGTGCACACGTTCTCATTACGCCTACATTTTGCTGATGTAACCTGCAGTTCTGTTTAGTCAGAACATGTCCAGAGCTCCTACAAAGTAGAGACGGTCCTACATTTGCTGCTGGTGGAGTCTGCTGTTGAGTGAGAATCAAATAAAAACGTCACCATCAATAAAATCGCAGTATTAATTCATCTTAATAActtaatctgtctgtctgtgacagaTCACGTGACTGACTCTCCGTCACCAACCGTTCGCTCGCTCTCAGCGTTGAACCTGCGTGActccagaggaagcagctgttcGTCGTACGTGCCGGGCCTCCGCGCACCGATCTGCCGCAACCCTTCCTCGTTTTGCGCGAGGCGGTGACAAATCAGGAACGTTCTCGATGGaaccggccgccgccgccgcccctccctccccccgctcGCTCGCCTGACGCAACGCGGCCGCTCGCGGTATAAGAGCCCGGGCGCGCGCCGGCAGCGCAGCTCGCCTCTGCTCAGTCACTACATGGAGGAAGCACGGAGCACACGCGCGGAGGAGATCGTGAAGCAGTCCTCGGGATGGTGTATAGCACGGCTCTGCTCTTCGGAGGCGGACTGCCCGTCTtgacggaggaggagatgatTGGAAACTACTTCTTCCACCCCACGTCCCCGCGCTCGCGGAGCGCGGCGCGGCGGGGGAGCGTGGAGAGCTGCGAGGACGCGGAGAAACACTCGCCCTGTAAGTGGCTCGCAGGTATAAATGTTAATTTGATGAAGAGATACAAGAGACGACAACAAGTCACTGGCGTTTCcgctaaaacattttaatattgtttattattcaCTGAGTGATCTCTGTTGGACGTTAATGACGCAACTGTCTCTTTTCttggatcagctgatcactaGCTCAGCTGttcactgctgctcctctggggTCATGACACTGAAACTAATGAGTCACTTTTTCACTGtttgtgacgtatttaccttatttatttatttatccttGTTCCTCCCCACAGTCTCCAACTTGGACTTGGAgcacgaggagcagctgcttctgcaggaCGTGACCCGGCGCATCGAGCGCTGCCTGACGGAGGCCAAGGCTTCCGCGCTGCACTgcacggcgctgctgctgccccgcCACATGATCCAGCGGGTCGGCCAGGACCTCATGCACCTGTGCACCGGCGAGCCCTGCGGCCTGCGCGGCGCCTCCATCAGGGTCAGCGTGGAGCTCAAAGACGGCGCCAGGGCGGCGGGCAGCGTGCGGCCCGACCCGGGCGTCACGCCCACCTTCGAGCTGTCCGTGATCTTCAGGGCGGACAAGGACGGCGGCTGGCCACCGTTCAAGAACATGTTCGACGCCAGTAAGGTGTTGAAGCTGAGAGCAGAGTATCGGCTGGTGAAGAGGAAACTCTACTCGTCGGCCAGTCCTGTCGTTCAGGACTTCTACTAGAGCGCGAGTTTCAGCTTCGCTTTTGTTTTGAGCTGTGCGACGCTCTCTTTTGTGCCCCAACACGCACTGGAGGAACTGgaaacattttcttttgcttCGAGTATGTGATTATTTCTTATATTTAATGAGAGAACATTTTACAGGTCAAGTTTTTTGGAGAATGAGTAACAAGTTTGACACTAGTGTTTTGCACAGGATGTCTGAATGTTACTAGTGTCCACTGTAAACACTGTCCTCAGGAAGATGCAGGTCCCACTCCTGTAGGTCtgcactgtatttatttaaaataaacactacAACCTTGAaatgtctttgttctgttcttgTGATCAAGTtcaacacacagaaaggaatgatcaatacacacaacacaaagcatcaAATAGACTTGGCCTCATTTGTTTAGATCAAATCTTTATTTAACAAATGTACAACATAAGACATGTATCAGCTACTCAGACAAAACCACAGGACTCATCTCACAGGCACAAACTCATGTTTGTACTTCCATCTAACACACAAGACATTTCTTATGCAAATTCATTCTTCATGTTTTAGCCTCTTATCAAATTAACGTGCGCATTTCTGCAAATCATGTTTATGTCTCAGATTGAGTCTATACTTTTATTATCAGGCGGCCGTTGGCTGAGTTCTTGAGTGAAATGTCATCGTGCACATACCAGCACCACCAACACAGTCAATGAAACAGAAGCCTTATGAGTGAAAACATAGATGATTTCATTTGCTAGTCATAAGGTTAAATTTCactgaatgcagtcaaactagCAATTCCGCACTTCAGACCGAGATCAGCAGAAACGTTAACAGTTAATGGGCTAAAACATGCAACACTGCAGCATTATGATCCACTACTACACCACAACGTCAACCACCAGCTGAAGAAAAGCCaggtgcatcatcatcatcatcatcatcatcatcatcatcatcatcagactgATGACGCCTCAGCAGTTCACTATTGAGTAGTATAGTACTATAGTACTAATGTGTCCTCGAATCAACCAATCAAATGTTGCAAACAGAACTGAATCCATCCCATTTCGTTTGATCCTGATCCGTCTTTGTCGCTTTCCAAAGCGCTCGCTTCCTGCGGTTTCATCTTGGCAGGAGGAAATGATGACCTACAAAGCATCGCTGGTGACAATGATACTTGGAGGGACAGTGCTGCGCTGGCTGCTCTGTCCTGCAGTGAAATCCCACAGCTGCACGCTGACCGATCTGATGAGCTAAGCAGCTctcaaacacactgacagacacacactcatgtacACCAAAGCATGGATGACGTGGATGTGTGGATCCACTCACAATTAGCAGGCACACAGAGACTGCACTTCTTCAGAAAGAAACCAAGTGACCATGTAAGTTTTTAGCTCCATGTCGTTTAGTCCAAAGAGTATCTCGGTGTCTCGTTTTCTAAATTCTCAGTCTATTTCTTCATTTTGAGGTCGGCCTCCATGGCGCTACGACGGCCCCTGGTGCCTCCGTCCTGTAGTGGAGGGAGAAGTGTGACCAGAAACATGGAAAAAAGACACGGGAGAGAGAATTAGTACAAGAGTGGAAGCGTCACTGCTCATGTGGGCAGAGTGAACGGAGGCCCTGTGGTGGGCTTCCACACGTGATTGAGCTCCGCACAAATACACAGCACAGTCCGCCTTGGAAGGCTTCCTTTCCAAATGaagaacataaaaataaattaatgacCATCAAAGAAAGGTGTAAAACAaaagaaggagaaaagaaattagaacatgcagagacacagacaacgGCACGTGAACAGAAAAACGACGGAAACCGGCATGAGGCTCATTAACGGGAGGTCGACAGAGTCTTGGGTGATGGGAGGTTACTGGGTTGTGTGCGTTTGGTGAGTATCGTGTCCAACAGAACTTCAGGTTTACGAGGGTGATGTAGGCagcattgtgtgtgtatttaatccAAAACTCAGACTTCAATAAACAGAGTCCCTCcttaattatattaattttaCGATTGGTCGAGTGACCTACGCTTTTTATTTAACGCCACCAGGGAAACGGCCCACACTGACACCTACAGAGGCTGTAACATGTTGAAGCTAAGTATGAGGTGGAAAATTTATTGCATGccacaaaatgtgaaaacattttgtttatttccttcctAACACTGACGTTTGACGTACATAATGCTATGTTCGACCACTATGACATCAGATACTCACATGCTCCAAATAAGCTATCAGCAATAAGCTGAACTCTGACCACTGTCAGCTGAGGTTTTCCAGCACGTGTCAGTAAAATCTCAAACCAACTACATCCATTCCATCTTTATTACTAGTTTAATGATTACCAACTTTCATTTATCTTAGTTCCCACTCATTAACATCTAGGTTTAAACTATGGAAAGAGTTGATTTCCACAGTTACATT
This window encodes:
- the si:ch211-39i2.2 gene encoding DNA damage-inducible transcript 4-like protein-like isoform X1; this translates as MVYSTALLFGGGLPVLTEEEMIGNYFFHPTSPRSRSAARRGSVESCEDAEKHSPCKWLAVSNLDLEHEEQLLLQDVTRRIERCLTEAKASALHCTALLLPRHMIQRVGQDLMHLCTGEPCGLRGASIRVSVELKDGARAAGSVRPDPGVTPTFELSVIFRADKDGGWPPFKNMFDASKVLKLRAEYRLVKRKLYSSASPVVQDFY
- the si:ch211-39i2.2 gene encoding DNA damage-inducible transcript 4-like protein-like isoform X2, with product MVYSTALLFGGGLPVLTEEEMIGNYFFHPTSPRSRSAARRGSVESCEDAEKHSPFSNLDLEHEEQLLLQDVTRRIERCLTEAKASALHCTALLLPRHMIQRVGQDLMHLCTGEPCGLRGASIRVSVELKDGARAAGSVRPDPGVTPTFELSVIFRADKDGGWPPFKNMFDASKVLKLRAEYRLVKRKLYSSASPVVQDFY